One genomic region from archaeon CG10_big_fil_rev_8_21_14_0_10_43_11 encodes:
- a CDS encoding cysteine desulfurase yields MFNPKRVKNDFPIFSRVINNHELVYLDNAATTQKPQSVIDAIADYYAYHNANVHRGVHTLSEEATNTYDAAHENTASFVRAKNAKNIVFTKNATESLNLVAYAYARNTLKKGARILTTIMEHHSNIVPWQQVPHASVDYAPITNQGTLDLEAFSELLSKKPHIVALTHASNVLGTINPIRELVKMSHDAGAVVVVDGAQGAPQVSLDMQKIGADAYAFSAHKMLGPMGMGVLYATPVLLDSMPPFLFGGDMISSVTTKKSEWNELPWKFEAGTPNVAGAAGLSAALAYLSKLGMGNVEKHEKKLASYAIKVLETHERVTTFGPKNIRERGGVVSFSVANAHAHDVASLLNDWGVAIRSGNHCAEPLISALGKGALARASMYVYNTKEDVDMLFSALKNVFEVFV; encoded by the coding sequence ATGTTTAATCCAAAACGCGTGAAAAATGATTTTCCCATTTTTTCTAGAGTGATTAATAACCATGAGCTCGTGTATTTGGATAATGCAGCAACAACGCAAAAGCCGCAAAGCGTGATTGATGCAATAGCAGACTATTATGCATATCATAACGCGAACGTGCATCGTGGCGTGCACACATTAAGTGAGGAAGCAACAAATACCTATGATGCTGCGCATGAAAACACCGCTTCATTTGTTCGTGCAAAAAACGCTAAAAACATTGTGTTTACCAAAAACGCAACAGAATCGCTTAATCTTGTTGCGTACGCGTATGCACGAAACACTCTTAAAAAAGGCGCGCGCATCCTCACCACAATTATGGAACACCATTCAAACATAGTTCCTTGGCAGCAAGTTCCCCATGCGAGCGTTGATTACGCGCCAATCACGAATCAGGGAACACTTGATTTGGAGGCTTTTTCTGAGTTGTTATCAAAAAAACCGCACATTGTTGCGCTCACACACGCGTCAAATGTGCTTGGCACGATTAATCCGATTCGTGAACTGGTAAAAATGAGTCATGACGCGGGCGCGGTTGTTGTGGTTGATGGCGCGCAAGGAGCACCACAAGTAAGCCTTGACATGCAAAAGATTGGTGCTGATGCGTACGCTTTTTCAGCGCACAAAATGCTTGGACCCATGGGTATGGGTGTGCTCTATGCAACACCGGTATTGCTTGACTCAATGCCGCCATTCCTGTTTGGCGGGGATATGATATCATCAGTAACAACGAAAAAAAGCGAATGGAACGAGCTTCCCTGGAAGTTTGAAGCAGGAACGCCAAACGTTGCAGGTGCAGCAGGTCTAAGCGCGGCACTTGCATATCTGTCAAAGCTGGGTATGGGAAACGTTGAAAAACACGAAAAAAAGCTTGCATCATACGCGATTAAGGTGCTTGAAACCCATGAGCGCGTGACCACGTTTGGCCCAAAAAATATACGCGAACGTGGTGGCGTGGTAAGTTTTTCAGTTGCAAATGCGCACGCGCATGATGTTGCATCCTTGCTCAATGATTGGGGTGTTGCAATTCGAAGTGGCAACCACTGTGCTGAGCCACTTATTAGCGCTCTTGGCAAGGGCGCGCTTGCACGTGCAAGCATGTACGTGTATAACACAAAAGAAGATGTTGACATGCTTTTTTCTGCGCTTAAGAACGTGTTTGAGGTGTTTGTATGA
- the sufB gene encoding Fe-S cluster assembly protein SufB: MNEKTLALKHLNDDYKERYGFSKPDASVFKTKRGLNRAVVNTISKTKQEPEWMREFRLNALTIFNEKPMPTWGADLSNINFDDITYYLKPGSLAHNWNDVPKEIKDTFERLGVPESERKFFGGVGAQYDSETVYHNLREDLKKKGVVFLDTETGLKEYPELFKKYFGTVIPAGDNKFAALNSATWSGGTFIYVPKGVKVGVPLQAYFRINADRMGQFERTLIIADEGAEVHYIEGCTAPVYSKDSLHAAVVEIIALKGSKVRYTTVQNWSGNVYNLVTKRAVAHEDAVVEWIDGNLGSKITMKYPSVYLKGERARGEILSVAYAGKGQHQDAGGKVVHLAKNTTSRVVSKSISNKGGRASYRGLVYVAPHADNVSCNVQCDALLLDEASRSDTYPTMKINNDTATITHEASVGNVGKEQLFYIMSRGFSESEAIALIVLGFINDFTKALPMDYAVELKRLIAHEMEGSIG; this comes from the coding sequence ATGAACGAAAAAACGCTTGCTCTCAAGCATCTTAATGATGATTACAAAGAACGCTATGGTTTTAGTAAACCTGACGCGTCAGTTTTCAAAACTAAAAGAGGATTGAACCGTGCGGTTGTTAATACGATTTCTAAAACAAAACAAGAACCAGAATGGATGCGCGAGTTTAGATTAAACGCGCTTACTATTTTTAATGAAAAACCAATGCCAACATGGGGCGCTGATCTTTCAAACATCAATTTTGATGACATCACCTACTACTTGAAACCCGGCAGTCTTGCGCACAACTGGAATGATGTGCCAAAAGAAATTAAAGACACGTTTGAGCGCCTTGGCGTTCCCGAGTCTGAGCGAAAATTCTTTGGTGGGGTTGGCGCACAGTACGACTCTGAAACCGTGTATCACAACCTGCGAGAAGATTTGAAAAAGAAAGGTGTGGTTTTTCTTGACACAGAAACAGGACTCAAAGAGTATCCTGAGCTTTTCAAAAAATATTTTGGAACGGTTATTCCTGCTGGTGACAATAAGTTTGCCGCACTCAACAGCGCAACGTGGAGTGGTGGCACTTTTATTTACGTGCCAAAAGGTGTGAAAGTAGGTGTTCCTTTACAGGCATATTTTAGGATTAATGCTGACCGCATGGGCCAGTTTGAGCGAACCCTTATCATTGCAGATGAGGGGGCAGAAGTTCACTATATTGAAGGCTGCACTGCGCCGGTGTATTCAAAAGATTCCTTGCATGCTGCAGTGGTTGAAATCATTGCTCTTAAAGGAAGCAAAGTTCGCTACACTACGGTGCAAAACTGGAGTGGCAATGTATACAATCTGGTAACAAAGCGCGCAGTAGCCCATGAGGACGCGGTTGTGGAGTGGATTGACGGTAATTTGGGAAGCAAAATCACTATGAAATATCCCAGTGTGTATTTGAAAGGAGAGCGCGCTCGTGGGGAAATATTGAGTGTTGCATATGCCGGCAAGGGCCAGCACCAGGACGCGGGCGGAAAAGTAGTGCACCTTGCAAAAAACACGACAAGCAGGGTGGTAAGCAAGTCAATTAGCAATAAAGGCGGTCGCGCAAGTTATCGTGGCCTTGTGTATGTTGCGCCACACGCGGATAACGTATCTTGCAATGTGCAGTGCGACGCGCTCTTACTTGATGAAGCGTCACGCTCAGACACGTATCCTACTATGAAAATCAATAATGATACTGCTACAATCACGCACGAAGCAAGTGTTGGAAATGTGGGAAAAGAACAATTATTCTATATTATGAGCCGGGGCTTTAGCGAGTCTGAAGCTATTGCGCTTATTGTGCTTGGCTTTATTAATGATTTTACAAAAGCACTGCCTATGGATTACGCGGTTGAACTCAAGCGCTTGATTGCCCATGAAATGGAGGGGAGTATTGGATGA
- a CDS encoding nucleoside-diphosphate kinase, whose product MVQKTLVLIKPDGVARGLVGEIIKRFEQRGLKIIGLKLMHVDTEFAQKHYKEHVEKPFFGELMHYIRQGPVLAMVLEGKDAISFVRKLVGPTRPNDAQPGTIRGDFAHTLGPLGKNLIHASANESDAKKECELWFSTNEVCSYTRSGQEHHY is encoded by the coding sequence ATGGTTCAAAAAACACTGGTACTCATCAAACCAGACGGCGTAGCGCGCGGTCTTGTTGGTGAAATCATCAAACGCTTTGAACAGCGCGGTCTCAAAATTATCGGATTAAAACTCATGCACGTTGACACGGAATTTGCACAAAAACATTACAAGGAACACGTTGAAAAACCCTTTTTTGGCGAACTTATGCACTACATTAGGCAAGGACCCGTGCTTGCTATGGTTTTGGAAGGCAAAGACGCAATTAGTTTTGTGAGAAAACTTGTTGGTCCAACCCGCCCAAATGATGCACAGCCAGGAACCATTCGCGGTGATTTCGCGCACACGCTCGGCCCGCTTGGAAAGAATCTTATTCATGCAAGCGCAAACGAGTCTGATGCGAAAAAAGAATGTGAGTTGTGGTTTAGCACTAATGAAGTATGCTCATACACGCGCAGCGGCCAAGAACACCACTACTAA
- the sufC gene encoding Fe-S cluster assembly ATPase SufC yields MSLLFEIKNLHVNVGSKPVLSGVSLTINKGEFHTIMGPNGSGKSTLAKTIMGHPDYIVVSGEIFFKGKNILDLSTDERARLGIFLGFQQPVDVDGVVFSNLLFQIAKKRGYDKSIFDFRKELKTDLSKVGFELDLLNREVNKGLSGGEKKRAEVLQLLSQKPSFVILDEIDSGLDVDTMRNLASTVNELRKEHLSGLVITHYNRLLSHLKTDFVHILKNGKIIKSGGPEIAKQIEEEGYAGILA; encoded by the coding sequence ATGAGTCTCCTTTTTGAAATCAAAAACCTTCATGTGAATGTTGGTTCAAAGCCTGTTTTGAGTGGTGTGAGTCTTACTATCAATAAAGGAGAATTTCATACTATCATGGGTCCAAACGGCAGTGGCAAGTCAACGCTTGCAAAAACTATCATGGGACATCCTGATTACATAGTCGTATCTGGAGAGATTTTTTTCAAAGGAAAAAACATTCTTGACTTGTCAACTGATGAGCGCGCTCGTCTCGGCATATTTCTTGGATTCCAGCAACCTGTTGATGTTGATGGCGTTGTGTTTTCAAACTTACTGTTTCAAATCGCAAAAAAACGCGGCTATGACAAGAGCATTTTTGATTTTAGAAAAGAACTTAAAACAGACCTTTCAAAAGTTGGTTTTGAATTAGACCTGCTTAACCGCGAAGTCAATAAAGGGTTGAGTGGCGGGGAGAAGAAACGCGCAGAAGTCTTGCAGTTACTCTCACAAAAACCATCATTCGTGATTCTTGACGAGATAGACTCTGGTCTTGATGTTGACACCATGAGAAACCTTGCCTCAACAGTAAATGAACTGCGAAAAGAGCATTTGTCAGGCTTGGTTATTACGCATTACAATCGATTGCTTTCGCACTTGAAAACAGATTTTGTCCACATTTTAAAAAACGGAAAAATCATAAAAAGCGGCGGTCCAGAAATTGCAAAACAAATTGAAGAAGAGGGGTATGCAGGGATTTTAGCATGA
- a CDS encoding Fe-S cluster protein, with amino-acid sequence MNSHDMYQEHVLDHFAHPRNKEHVKNANALASNVNPLCGDTIGIEIRVKEGVIKTIGFTGTGCAISQASASIITEFVKGKKISAVKRMTSDDVFDVIGVPVTNARKKCALLAFQTIRKALEGVV; translated from the coding sequence ATGAACTCACATGACATGTATCAGGAGCACGTGCTTGACCATTTTGCGCATCCAAGAAACAAGGAGCATGTAAAAAATGCAAACGCGCTCGCGTCAAATGTGAACCCGCTGTGCGGCGACACAATTGGCATTGAAATACGCGTTAAAGAGGGTGTTATCAAAACAATTGGCTTTACTGGCACGGGCTGCGCGATTAGTCAGGCGTCAGCTTCAATCATTACTGAATTTGTGAAAGGAAAAAAAATAAGTGCAGTAAAGCGTATGACTTCTGATGATGTGTTTGATGTGATTGGCGTGCCCGTTACTAATGCGCGAAAAAAGTGCGCGCTACTTGCGTTTCAAACCATTCGAAAAGCCCTTGAAGGCGTTGTTTAA
- the eif2g gene encoding translation initiation factor IF-2 subunit gamma, with amino-acid sequence MSQPEINIGTAGHVDHGKTTLLQRLTGKWADVHSESVKRGITIKLGYADATIRKCQKCAKLVTQKKCACGGTAKDERKISFVDAPGHETLMATMLSGAATMDGALLLVAANEGVQPQTKEHLMALEILGVQKIIIVQNKIDLVDEARALENFKEIKKFVKGSIAENAPVIPISAQHGANIDVLLDHIQTNIPTPKRDLTKDPALIIARSFDVNKPGVSINTLAGGIVGGVILQGTLSVGDVVEIKPGFRDDKGEYTVLQTTVTSLLSGNESLTKAGPGGSLGVGTDLDMFVTKSDRLAGSVLGKKEKLPPVHHDLVIEIHLMNRVVGSQDEGDIEKIKINDLLMINAWTSKTLGVVSGLGKGGTTNIKLKLPVCIDYEQKVALSRMVNKRWRLIGYGLLKK; translated from the coding sequence ATGAGTCAGCCAGAAATTAATATTGGAACCGCAGGTCATGTGGATCATGGAAAAACAACCCTTCTCCAGCGCCTCACTGGCAAGTGGGCTGACGTGCACTCTGAATCAGTAAAGCGCGGTATTACTATTAAATTGGGGTATGCAGACGCAACCATTCGGAAATGCCAAAAATGCGCAAAACTCGTCACTCAAAAAAAGTGCGCGTGCGGAGGAACAGCAAAAGATGAGCGAAAAATCAGCTTTGTTGACGCGCCAGGCCACGAAACCCTTATGGCAACTATGCTTTCAGGTGCTGCGACCATGGACGGCGCCTTGCTTCTTGTTGCTGCAAACGAAGGCGTGCAGCCGCAAACAAAAGAACACTTAATGGCACTTGAAATCCTTGGCGTTCAAAAAATCATTATTGTGCAAAACAAAATTGACCTTGTTGATGAAGCACGAGCACTTGAAAACTTTAAAGAAATCAAAAAATTTGTCAAAGGAAGTATTGCAGAAAACGCGCCAGTTATTCCAATTAGTGCACAACACGGTGCAAACATTGACGTGCTTCTTGACCATATCCAAACAAATATTCCTACTCCAAAACGGGATCTCACAAAAGACCCGGCACTCATTATTGCGCGTAGTTTTGACGTAAACAAACCCGGCGTGTCTATTAACACACTTGCAGGCGGCATTGTTGGTGGCGTTATCCTGCAAGGAACGCTTAGCGTTGGTGATGTTGTTGAAATAAAGCCTGGTTTTCGCGATGACAAAGGAGAGTACACGGTTCTTCAAACAACGGTTACATCGCTTTTATCAGGAAATGAATCACTTACTAAAGCAGGTCCAGGGGGTTCGCTTGGCGTGGGAACAGACCTTGACATGTTTGTCACAAAATCAGACCGTCTTGCAGGAAGCGTACTTGGAAAAAAAGAAAAACTCCCCCCAGTTCACCATGACCTCGTGATTGAAATTCATTTGATGAACCGCGTTGTTGGCTCCCAAGATGAGGGTGATATTGAAAAAATAAAAATCAACGATCTTCTCATGATTAATGCATGGACCAGTAAAACCCTTGGCGTCGTGTCTGGTCTTGGAAAAGGCGGAACAACCAATATTAAACTTAAATTACCCGTATGTATTGATTACGAACAAAAAGTCGCACTCTCACGCATGGTAAACAAGCGCTGGCGCCTTATTGGGTATGGGCTACTCAAAAAATGA